Proteins co-encoded in one Brassica oleracea var. oleracea cultivar TO1000 chromosome C4, BOL, whole genome shotgun sequence genomic window:
- the LOC106339406 gene encoding uncharacterized protein LOC106339406: MADELELSPLVPPSPMVDPSEIDLEAGHGEQTQCRICLETDGRDFIAPCKCKGTSKYVHRDCLDHWRAIKEGFAFAHCTTCKAPYYLRVHGAGDRKWRTLKFRFFVTRDILSIFLAVQLVIAPLAYMVYFIDSSQQSWLRHIWGFDSEVTFYYMCGALLFFALLGLSGCFITCYDRRVRNDLAQPCRELCLCCCQPGICADCHLPGTICMWADCTACAEGCASAVSECGGCLGGAGEAGLPLIFVMALVVLGLFTVIGIFYSVLVATMVGQRIWQRHYHILAKRMLTKEYVVEDVDGEMTGSDWSPPVLPSEHVQQLKTFGLL; encoded by the exons ATGGCGGACGAACTGGAGTTGTCGCCGTTAGTTCCGCCGTCGCCGATGGTGGATCCTTCTGAGATCGATCTCGAAGCGGGACATGGCGAACAAACTCAGTGCCGAATCTGCCTTGAGACTGATG GTAGGGATTTCATTGCCCCTTGCAAATGCAAAGGAACTTCGAAGTATGTTCATCGTGACTGCTTGGATCATTGGAGAGCTATAAAG GAAGGCTTTGCGTTTGCACACTGCACTACTTGCAAGGCTCCCTATTATCTCAGAGTTCATGGTGCGGGGGATAGGAAATGGAGGACACTGAAGTTTCGCTTCTTTGTTACTCGTGACATTTTATCCATCTTTCTTGCTGTTCAGCTT GTAATTGCTCCATTGGCCTACATGGTCTATTTCATAGATAGTTCCCAGCAATCATGGCTTCGTCATATCTGGGGGTTTGACAGTGAGGTCACTTTTTATTACATGTGTG GAGCTTTATTATTCTTTGCTCTGTTGGGTCTATCTGGATGCTTCATAACTTGCTACGACCGCAGAGTTCGCAATGACTTAGCTCAGCCTTGCCGTGAATTGTGTCTCTGCTGCTGTCAACCTGG GATATGCGCAGACTGTCATCTACCAGGAACTATATGCATGTGGGCAGATTGCACCGCATGTGCTGAAGGATGTGCAAGTGCAGTTAGTGAATGTGGTGGTTGCCTTGGAGGTGCAGGGGAAGCTGGATTGCCATTGATCTTCGTAATGGCATTAGTAGTTCTCGGTTTATTTACGGTTATAGGTATATTCTACAGCGTATTGGTTGCAACCATGGTTGGTCAACGTATTTGGCAGCGCCATTACCACATTCTCGCCAAAAGAATGTTAACAAAG GAGTATGTGGTTGAGGATGTAGATGGGGAAATGACGGGATCTGATTGGTCGCCACCGGTTTTACCGTCTGAGCATGTCCAGCAGCTGAAGACGTTTGGTCTGCTATGA
- the LOC106337363 gene encoding UBP1-associated proteins 1B has protein sequence MAKDREDRKKEKREKKEKKEKKERKRREAEELAVREKKISKKHKSKSKAAEKPEKKPKKKSKKLEVVEEKPPKKSKKHKKPTESESEDEDEPETVTVPSDDSHPIKIPITTTTNNESDSDSDFDKEDLKHLLETYTKEELVSLIHKTAEKGSRLISAVLESAELDSSKRNIFVRGLGWDTTHETLKAAFEVYGEIEECSVVMDKDTGRAKGYGFVMFKTRKGCREALRNPEKRMFNRTVSCNLAAAKPAGAGKPREPVESVKIDLTQSEVVLPGPPPGLDLGYGLDKGHKQQQNVPPLYGGQNMPFYGHGHPPPGFNPMYFMGNQMGPGVPNFPMFGPGMMNHMGMAGQYGGEGNGVGPGFDGERAWYLR, from the coding sequence ATGGCGAAAGATAGAGAAGATCGTAAGAAGGAGAAGCGAGAGAAAAAGGAGAAGAAAGAGAAAAAGGAGAGAAAGCGACGCGAGGCTGAAGAACTCGCAGTGAGAGAGAAGAAGATCTCTAAGAAGCACAAATCCAAATCCAAAGCGGCCGAGAAACCCGAGAAGAAACCAAAGAAGAAGTCGAAAAAACTTGAAGTCGTCGAAGAGAAACCACCCAAGAAGTCGAAGAAACACAAGAAACCAACTGAATCCGAATCCGAAGACGAAGACGAACCAGAGACTGTAACCGTCCCTTCCGATGATTCTCATCCAATTAAGATCCCTATCACCACCACCACCAACAATGAGTCCGATTCTGACTCCGATTTCGACAAGGAAGACCTCAAGCACCTCCTCGAAACCTACACCAAGGAAGAGCTCGTCAGCCTCATTCACAAAACCGCCGAAAAGGGCTCCCGCCTCATCTCCGCCGTCCTCGAATCCGCCGAGCTAGACAGCTCCAAGCGGAACATATTCGTGCGCGGCCTCGGGTGGGACACGACGCACGAGACTCTCAAGGCGGCCTTCGAGGTCTACGGGGAGATCGAGGAGTGCTCCGTCGTGATGGACAAGGACACGGGGAGAGCCAAAGGCTACGGCTTCGTCATGTTCAAGACGCGTAAAGGGTGCAGAGAGGCGCTGAGGAACCCCGAGAAGAGGATGTTTAACCGAACCGTGAGCTGTAACTTAGCCGCCGCTAAACCGGCTGGTGCTGGAAAACCGAGGGAGCCGGTTGAGTCGGTTAAGATTGATTTGACTCAGAGTGAAGTGGTTTTGCCAGGGCCTCCGCCGGGTTTGGATTTGGGTTATGGTCTCGATAAGGGACACAAGCAACAGCAGAATGTGCCGCCGTTGTATGGTGGACAGAACATGCCCTTTTACGGACATGGTCACCCTCCTCCTGGTTTTAATCCAATGTATTTCATGGGTAATCAGATGGGTCCGGGTGTACCCAACTTTCCTATGTTTGGGCCGGGTATGATGAACCATATGGGGATGGCGGGGCAGTATGGTGGTGAGGGTAATGGTGTTGGCCCTGGTTTTGATGGTGAACGTGCTTGGTATCTCAGATAA
- the LOC106338885 gene encoding F-box/kelch-repeat protein At2g22050, with the protein MCSASNPEQPPPQKDNHLLSLPEDIVLSCLARVPRNCNLNLTHVSKTLRTFVSSPELNRLRSLLPKSSLYVCFYEINDNATWTHRWLTLEKTTTEYRLVLFPCQHCPFMDRSLAASVGSEIYFLWKHLRYPSDLWILDTRSGKLSLGPSMKAVLRSEAVGVIDGKIYVMGFDRFEDLDEKIQEKVPPRKWYNNTYNIAASLERKIYMVKAGGISVYNPREGEGERMVRMVSKRLAESNPREGRRKEKLDEAVSWVCVVENVLYACYCSSGLMWFDTKLNVWRRVVSRYAEEACHFGEQQAVAEYEGKLAVFEFVNHDLVNNTESVKMFLFSFHTVGEKILGTIEWSGIVATVPYGSQFLHCSGM; encoded by the exons ATGTGTAGCGCCTCCAACCCTGAACAACCACCACCGCAGAAAGATAACCATCTTTTGTCGTTGCCTGAAGATATAGTTTTAAGCTGCCTTGCCCGTGTCCCAAGAAACTGTAACCTAAACCTCACTCACGTATCCAAAACCCTAAGAACCTTTGTTAGTTCGCCTGAGCTCAACCGCTTGAGATCCCTCCTGCCCAAGAGTTCCCTTTATGTATGTTTCTACGAAATTAACGATAACGCTACGTGGACCCACCGGTGGCTTACTCTTGAGAAAACTACGACTGAGTATCGATTGGTTCTGTTCCCTTGTCAACATTGCCCTTTTATGGACCGTTCTTTAGCCGCATCTGTGGGATCAGAGATCTACTTCCTTTGGAAACACTTGCGATATCCATCTGATCTTTGGATTCTTGATACTCGATCTGGAAAGCTTAGCCTGGGACCAAGCATGAAAGCTGTGCTCAGGAGTGAAGCCGTGGGAGTAATCGACGGTAAGATATACGTGATGGGTTTTGATAGATTCGAAGATCTTGACGAGAAGATCCAA GAGAAAGTGCCACCAAGAAAGTGGTATAATAATACTTATAATATTGCTGCTTCACTGGAGCGAAAGATTTACATGGTGAAAGCTGGTGGAATCAGTGTATACAACCCAAGAGAAGGTGAAGGAGAAAGGATGGTTCGTATGGTAAGTAAGAGACTGGCTGAATCTAATCCGAGAGAAGGCAGAAGAAAGGAGAAGCTAGATGAAGCAGTGTCTTGGGTGTGTGTGGTAGAGAATGTTCTCTATGCTTGTTATTGCAGTAGTGGGTTAATGTGGTTTGATACCAAGCTCAACGTTTGGAGAAGAGTGGTCAGTCGTTACGCTGAGGAAGCGTGTCACTTTGGTGAGCAGCAGGCAGTGGCGGAATACGAAGGGAAGCTAGCGGTTTTTGAGTTCGTTAACCATGACCTAGTCAATAATACTGAGAGTGTTAAGATGTTCTTGTTCTCGTTCCATACAGTTGGAGAAAAGATTCTTGGGACGATCGAGTGGTCTGGTATTGTAGCCACGGTCCCATATGGCAGTCAATTTTTGCATTGTTCCGGAATGTAA